A DNA window from Mesorhizobium sp. C432A contains the following coding sequences:
- a CDS encoding amino acid ABC transporter permease/ATP-binding protein, with translation MNWLENLRRSFLDWQAMADVLPSMITIGLKNTLILAAASTVLGVILGMILAVMGISQSRWLRIPARVYTDIFRGLPAIVTILLIGQGFARIGREIFGPSPFPLGILALSLIAGAYIGEIFRSGIQSVERGQMEACRALSMSYGQGMRLIVIPQGIRRVLPALVNQFIGNVKDSSLVYFLGLLASEREIFRVGQDQAVVTGNLSPLLLAGVFYLVITVPLTHVVNYIDNSLRVGKQKAGLVISGLAEVSELEGATGSALSEAGSDARSALPRFKGGSLAITDLDMAYGDLDVLKGVSLAVKPGTVTCVIGPSGSGKSTLLRCLNRLVEPKGGEVLLDGASILAMKPEKLRRRVGMVFQQFNLFPDHTALENVMLSLTKVKGLPVQEAERIAEARLADVGLATRKHHRPGSLSGGQQQRVAIARALAMDPEVILFDEVTSALDPELVKGVLNLMADLGRRGMTMVVVTHEMGFARKVADQVVFMDEGRIIEAGTPAAIFDTPKSPRLKHFLAEVL, from the coding sequence ATGAACTGGCTCGAAAACCTGCGGCGCAGTTTCCTCGACTGGCAGGCCATGGCGGACGTGCTGCCCAGCATGATCACCATCGGATTGAAGAACACGTTGATCCTCGCCGCCGCGTCGACGGTGCTGGGTGTCATCCTCGGCATGATCCTGGCGGTCATGGGCATCTCGCAATCGCGCTGGCTGCGCATTCCGGCGCGGGTCTACACGGATATATTCCGTGGGCTGCCGGCGATCGTCACCATCCTGCTGATAGGCCAGGGCTTTGCCCGCATCGGCCGTGAAATCTTCGGCCCTTCGCCCTTTCCGCTCGGCATTCTTGCGCTGAGCCTGATCGCCGGCGCCTATATCGGCGAAATCTTCCGCTCGGGCATCCAGAGCGTCGAGCGCGGGCAGATGGAGGCCTGCAGGGCGCTCAGCATGAGCTACGGCCAAGGCATGCGCCTGATCGTGATCCCGCAAGGCATCCGCCGCGTCTTGCCGGCCCTCGTCAACCAGTTCATCGGCAACGTCAAGGATTCAAGCCTTGTCTACTTCCTCGGTCTGCTCGCCTCGGAGCGCGAGATCTTCCGTGTCGGTCAGGACCAGGCAGTGGTCACCGGAAATCTCTCGCCATTGCTTCTGGCCGGCGTGTTCTATCTCGTCATCACCGTGCCGTTGACCCATGTGGTCAACTACATCGACAACTCGCTGCGGGTCGGAAAGCAAAAGGCAGGCCTCGTCATCAGCGGCCTGGCCGAAGTGAGCGAACTGGAGGGCGCCACCGGCAGTGCACTTTCGGAGGCCGGCTCTGATGCCCGCTCAGCGCTGCCCCGCTTCAAGGGCGGCAGTCTCGCCATTACCGATCTCGACATGGCCTATGGCGACCTCGATGTTCTCAAAGGCGTCAGCCTGGCAGTCAAGCCTGGCACGGTCACATGCGTGATCGGCCCATCAGGTTCGGGCAAGTCGACCCTGCTGCGCTGCCTCAACCGCCTGGTCGAGCCCAAGGGCGGTGAGGTGTTGCTCGATGGTGCGAGCATCCTGGCGATGAAGCCTGAAAAACTGCGCCGGCGTGTCGGCATGGTTTTCCAGCAGTTCAATCTGTTTCCCGACCACACCGCGCTCGAAAACGTCATGCTGTCGCTGACCAAGGTAAAGGGGCTCCCTGTACAGGAAGCTGAGCGCATCGCCGAGGCGCGCCTTGCCGACGTCGGGCTTGCGACCCGCAAACACCATCGTCCAGGGAGCCTTTCCGGTGGCCAGCAGCAGCGTGTGGCAATCGCTCGTGCATTGGCGATGGACCCGGAGGTCATCTTGTTCGATGAGGTAACGAGCGCACTCGATCCAGAACTGGTGAAGGGTGTGCTCAACCTCATGGCGGATCTCGGCCGGCGCGGCATGACAATGGTCGTGGTGACGCATGAAATGGGCTTCGCCCGCAAGGTCGCCGATCAGGTCGTCTTCATGGATGAAGGCCGCATCATCGAGGCCGGCACGCCTGCCGCGATTTTCGACACGCCGAAAAGCCCGCGTCTGAAGCACTTCCTTGCCGAAGTGCTTTGA
- a CDS encoding ABC transporter substrate-binding protein: protein MSRKEILKSLMCPVRTGAMALMAMCVGAGLVSGAAAADDNPYGLIDAKVISVGTMGDAKPYAFTQADGSFTGFDIELFRNVASRLGFKPHQVIFTGQEFSALMPSVANERFDVAVAAIGTTEARKKTVDFSDGYIAGYLSVLTADKAITSADGLKGKRLGVVQGTLQEIYAAKNFVGTDLVKFPDNNSAVSALNNGTVDAHFLDYEAAKDYGVRYPNLKIAVNIPSFDAPAGFVLRKGNDKLRNALNTALHAAMQDGTWKTLYEKWFPGSPMPDQYLPKK, encoded by the coding sequence ATGAGCAGGAAAGAAATTCTCAAGTCGTTGATGTGCCCGGTCAGAACCGGCGCAATGGCTCTTATGGCGATGTGCGTCGGCGCCGGGCTGGTTTCAGGAGCGGCCGCCGCGGATGACAATCCCTATGGCCTCATTGATGCGAAGGTCATCAGCGTCGGAACCATGGGCGATGCCAAACCCTACGCTTTCACCCAGGCCGATGGGTCGTTCACCGGCTTCGACATCGAATTGTTCCGCAACGTCGCGAGCCGCCTTGGCTTCAAGCCCCACCAGGTGATCTTCACCGGCCAGGAATTCTCGGCGCTGATGCCTTCGGTTGCAAACGAGCGTTTCGATGTCGCGGTCGCGGCAATCGGCACGACGGAAGCACGCAAGAAGACCGTCGACTTTTCCGACGGGTATATCGCAGGCTATCTGTCCGTGCTTACTGCCGACAAGGCGATCACGTCGGCGGACGGGCTCAAGGGCAAACGTCTCGGCGTCGTGCAAGGCACGCTCCAGGAAATCTACGCGGCGAAGAATTTTGTCGGAACCGATCTCGTCAAATTCCCCGACAACAACTCCGCCGTTTCGGCGCTTAACAACGGAACCGTGGATGCCCACTTCCTCGATTACGAGGCTGCCAAGGACTATGGCGTTCGCTATCCGAACCTGAAGATCGCGGTCAATATTCCTTCCTTTGACGCGCCGGCCGGCTTCGTCCTGCGCAAGGGCAACGACAAGCTCCGCAATGCGCTGAACACCGCCCTTCACGCGGCCATGCAGGACGGCACCTGGAAAACGCTTTATGAAAAGTGGTTCCCCGGCTCGCCGATGCCCGACCAGTATCTTCCCAAGAAGTAG
- a CDS encoding LacI family DNA-binding transcriptional regulator: MKRTAPKTPSITVSDVARAANVSKATAARVLGGYGVVSDMIRAEVMAAAKALDYRANELARSMTTGRSGIIGVVVGDIENPFFSLAVRGISDAAKAAGFNVILANSGEKIEAEKAAVKLLIGKRVDGLIVTPSESRDIAHLRDIHRSGRPLALLDRALADLDVDTVTTDDRGIAMLATRFLADAGHRNIAYVTAVDAEGHEYRDLGQIYTSSVRERIDGFLTVCREAGLDRPERFVRLGATSPTETRRVAGEMLSAPDRPTAILASDSVIALEIFKVTRERGLRVPDDISLITFHDADWTSVTTPPITVIDQPVYALGKSVAELLIRRLKGDSRPAEKLILPTAIIARGSVGPPSNGKPQVRQA, from the coding sequence ATGAAAAGAACCGCCCCCAAGACCCCGTCGATAACGGTCAGCGACGTCGCCCGCGCGGCCAACGTTTCGAAAGCGACAGCCGCGCGCGTGCTCGGCGGATACGGCGTCGTCAGCGACATGATCCGCGCGGAAGTCATGGCCGCGGCCAAGGCCTTGGACTATCGTGCGAACGAGCTCGCCCGCAGCATGACGACCGGCCGCTCCGGCATCATCGGCGTGGTTGTCGGTGACATCGAGAACCCGTTCTTCAGCCTCGCGGTACGCGGCATCAGCGACGCGGCAAAGGCAGCCGGGTTCAACGTCATCCTGGCCAATTCCGGCGAGAAGATCGAGGCGGAAAAGGCGGCCGTGAAACTGCTCATCGGCAAGCGCGTCGACGGGCTGATCGTCACGCCGTCGGAATCGCGCGACATCGCGCACCTGCGCGATATCCACCGCTCGGGCCGACCGCTTGCCCTGCTGGATAGGGCGCTGGCAGATCTGGATGTCGATACGGTCACGACCGACGATCGCGGCATCGCCATGCTGGCGACCCGCTTTCTAGCCGATGCCGGCCACCGCAACATCGCCTATGTGACCGCGGTCGACGCCGAAGGGCACGAGTACCGCGATCTCGGGCAGATCTACACCTCGTCGGTCCGTGAGCGCATCGACGGTTTCCTCACCGTGTGCCGAGAGGCCGGACTTGATCGGCCAGAACGCTTTGTTCGCCTTGGCGCGACAAGCCCCACCGAAACGCGCAGGGTTGCCGGCGAGATGCTGTCGGCGCCGGATCGGCCGACGGCGATCCTCGCCTCCGACAGCGTCATTGCGCTGGAGATCTTCAAGGTGACCCGCGAGCGCGGCCTGCGGGTTCCCGACGACATTTCGCTCATCACTTTCCATGATGCGGACTGGACGAGCGTCACCACGCCGCCCATCACCGTTATCGACCAGCCCGTCTACGCGCTTGGCAAGAGCGTCGCGGAATTGCTCATCCGGCGATTGAAGGGAGATTCCCGCCCGGCGGAAAAGCTCATTTTGCCGACCGCCATCATTGCACGCGGATCCGTTGGCCCGCCCTCGAATGGAAAGCCGCAAGTGCGCCAAGCATAG
- a CDS encoding FAD-binding oxidoreductase — protein sequence MAASQICQLHCRCAGSPSVSTIRLRQPAVALASDRSFWLQDIAAAPATEPLRGDERADVVIVGGGYTGLWTALRILELAPQTRVVILEADLCGSGASGRNGGQVHSWFAEIDQISAVVGLEEARLLCADTVASIAELKTLQQNGTIDMDLRLDGWLWTASSIAQEGAWETAVALTAVVGENRFSPLKAEDIQRRTGSSASYVGVVETTAGTVHPAKLAIGLRKLALARGVIIHERSPVLAIEPGMTCTVRTAHGAVRADKIVLAANAWLSALPELRRHLYVVGSEVIATAAVPELLDSIGWRDGASICDSQAQVLYYQRTIGGRVVFGRGSGNVAFSGNFGASFNRSPEHGRDNMRELHRVYPSLRGVAIKYDWSGPIDCVPEHVPVFDHLRDHPNIFYGMGFNGTGIAQTPIAGRILASLVLERKDRWSESGLVGIERRMSLPPEPLRYLGARLVRAAVRRKNEAEIRNRKAGRITNLLAALKPGRPKK from the coding sequence TTGGCTGCCAGCCAAATATGCCAGCTTCATTGTCGATGCGCAGGGAGCCCAAGCGTGAGTACAATTCGTTTGCGGCAGCCTGCGGTCGCGCTTGCATCTGACCGGTCGTTTTGGCTGCAGGACATTGCCGCCGCCCCTGCGACCGAGCCATTGCGAGGCGACGAGCGCGCCGACGTGGTGATCGTCGGTGGCGGCTATACCGGTCTGTGGACGGCGCTGCGGATCCTTGAACTTGCGCCGCAAACACGGGTGGTGATCCTTGAAGCCGATCTGTGCGGATCGGGGGCCTCGGGGCGCAACGGCGGTCAGGTCCATTCATGGTTCGCCGAAATCGACCAGATCAGTGCGGTCGTCGGTCTCGAGGAAGCGCGCCTGCTGTGCGCCGACACGGTGGCATCGATCGCGGAGCTGAAGACGCTGCAGCAAAACGGCACCATAGACATGGACCTGAGGCTGGACGGATGGTTGTGGACAGCAAGCTCCATTGCGCAGGAAGGCGCCTGGGAGACCGCCGTGGCCTTGACGGCGGTTGTTGGAGAAAACCGTTTCAGCCCGCTGAAAGCCGAGGACATTCAACGCCGCACCGGTTCATCGGCCTCCTATGTCGGCGTCGTCGAGACCACTGCCGGCACGGTCCATCCCGCCAAACTTGCCATCGGATTGCGCAAGCTGGCACTGGCACGCGGCGTCATCATCCATGAGCGCAGCCCGGTCCTCGCCATCGAACCCGGCATGACATGCACGGTGCGCACGGCGCATGGCGCGGTACGGGCTGACAAAATCGTGCTTGCCGCCAACGCCTGGCTTTCCGCGCTGCCGGAACTGCGGCGACATCTTTATGTCGTCGGCAGCGAGGTGATTGCCACTGCCGCCGTTCCCGAACTGCTCGACAGCATCGGTTGGCGCGACGGTGCCTCGATCTGCGATTCCCAGGCCCAGGTGCTCTACTACCAGCGCACCATCGGGGGCAGGGTGGTCTTCGGTCGTGGCAGCGGCAACGTCGCCTTCAGTGGAAATTTCGGCGCCAGCTTCAACCGCAGCCCGGAGCACGGTCGCGACAATATGCGAGAGCTGCATCGGGTCTACCCCTCGCTGCGCGGTGTGGCGATCAAATATGACTGGTCGGGGCCGATCGACTGCGTGCCTGAACACGTTCCTGTCTTCGACCACCTGCGCGATCATCCCAATATCTTCTACGGCATGGGATTTAACGGCACCGGCATCGCGCAGACGCCGATAGCCGGACGCATTCTGGCGAGCCTGGTGCTCGAGCGAAAGGATCGCTGGAGCGAAAGTGGTCTGGTCGGCATCGAGCGGCGCATGTCGCTGCCGCCCGAGCCTTTGCGTTATCTCGGCGCCAGGCTTGTCCGCGCCGCGGTCCGCCGCAAGAACGAGGCCGAGATCCGCAACCGAAAGGCGGGCAGGATCACCAATCTTCTGGCAGCCCTGAAGCCAGGCAGGCCCAAGAAGTAG
- a CDS encoding PfkB family carbohydrate kinase: MRSKKLIAVGDNCLDAYLTNNLMTVGGNALNVAAQWRRNGWSARYFGAVGNDPEGDVVLAELQGAGLSPDDVERRPGDTAVTLLRDESGDRKFLHESFGVGENYMPAPAHYAVIAAADWVHLGTNANKHLVQRLVTDHVPFSIDLSTAHMALPLDGVPLLFASGPDDVDVPIEPSLGALRAAGARQVVLTCGRRGSYFDDGTNVVHAPATLVDVVDTCGAGDSFIATFLAGFHFGGLGALEALHRASIAAAQTCTHLGGFPQRPRPIPDWLPAKYASFIVDAQGAQA; this comes from the coding sequence ATGAGGTCGAAAAAGCTTATCGCGGTCGGGGACAATTGCCTTGATGCCTATTTGACCAACAACTTGATGACGGTGGGCGGCAATGCCTTGAATGTCGCGGCGCAATGGCGGCGCAACGGCTGGTCCGCGCGCTATTTCGGCGCCGTCGGGAACGATCCCGAAGGCGACGTGGTGCTTGCCGAACTGCAAGGTGCCGGCCTATCTCCGGACGACGTCGAACGGCGTCCCGGCGATACGGCCGTCACCTTGCTGCGCGATGAATCCGGCGACCGGAAGTTCCTGCACGAATCCTTCGGTGTGGGCGAAAACTACATGCCGGCGCCCGCGCATTATGCGGTCATCGCCGCGGCTGACTGGGTGCATCTCGGCACCAACGCCAACAAGCACCTTGTTCAACGATTGGTGACGGACCATGTGCCGTTCAGCATCGATCTATCGACCGCCCATATGGCGCTGCCGCTCGACGGTGTCCCGCTTTTGTTTGCGTCCGGACCGGACGATGTCGATGTTCCCATCGAGCCATCGCTGGGCGCGCTCAGGGCGGCCGGCGCAAGGCAGGTAGTTTTGACCTGTGGTCGACGCGGCTCCTACTTCGACGATGGCACGAATGTCGTGCATGCGCCGGCGACGCTTGTCGATGTCGTGGATACGTGTGGCGCCGGCGACAGTTTCATTGCCACTTTCCTCGCCGGCTTCCATTTCGGCGGCCTCGGCGCCCTGGAGGCATTGCACAGGGCGTCGATCGCGGCGGCGCAGACCTGCACCCATCTTGGCGGGTTTCCCCAGAGACCGCGTCCGATACCCGATTGGCTGCCAGCCAAATATGCCAGCTTCATTGTCGATGCGCAGGGAGCCCAAGCGTGA
- a CDS encoding sugar phosphate isomerase/epimerase family protein codes for MPQLAAHQLIGANFSFQHFPFDEVARTIRGFGLREIELWGIAQHLDLFHATDARVESVRRVLADNELSAWCFTPEQVLYPINIASGDAALRQDSIERFWRAADICAALGARYLFLTPGRGYESEPRQPAWDRAVGSIGEIARRAAANGVRCLLEPLQRFESNLVNNAAGLRQMLDEVGAGNIDIVLDTVAMATAGDTVAGYVDLFGSRLAHVHLVDGTPGGHLVWGEGTLPLDHYVSELARLGYAGKFTFEPFGNGSYALDPVKAWTRCLGAIAPYIDRATVPA; via the coding sequence ATGCCGCAGCTCGCTGCTCATCAGCTGATCGGAGCCAATTTCAGCTTCCAGCACTTCCCCTTCGATGAGGTCGCCAGGACGATCCGAGGCTTTGGCCTGCGCGAGATCGAGCTGTGGGGGATTGCCCAGCATCTGGACCTGTTCCACGCCACGGACGCACGTGTCGAATCCGTTCGCCGGGTACTCGCCGACAACGAGCTGTCGGCCTGGTGCTTTACGCCTGAGCAGGTGTTGTATCCAATCAACATTGCCTCCGGCGACGCCGCACTGCGCCAGGACAGCATCGAGCGGTTTTGGCGTGCAGCCGACATCTGCGCGGCGCTTGGCGCCCGCTATCTCTTCCTGACGCCCGGCCGGGGCTACGAGAGCGAACCCCGGCAACCGGCATGGGACCGCGCGGTCGGTTCGATCGGCGAGATCGCCCGGCGCGCCGCCGCAAACGGGGTGCGCTGCCTGCTCGAGCCGTTGCAGCGGTTCGAGAGCAACCTCGTCAATAATGCGGCAGGCCTGCGCCAAATGCTGGATGAGGTGGGCGCCGGCAATATCGATATCGTGCTCGACACTGTCGCCATGGCCACGGCCGGCGACACCGTGGCCGGCTATGTCGACCTGTTCGGCTCGCGGCTGGCGCATGTTCATCTGGTCGACGGCACGCCAGGCGGGCATCTGGTGTGGGGGGAGGGCACGCTGCCGCTCGACCACTATGTCAGCGAACTCGCGCGCCTCGGCTATGCCGGTAAGTTCACCTTCGAGCCGTTCGGCAACGGCTCCTACGCGCTCGATCCGGTAAAAGCCTGGACACGCTGCCTTGGCGCCATCGCGCCGTATATCGATCGCGCAACGGTGCCGGCATGA
- a CDS encoding carbohydrate ABC transporter permease, with protein MSAMVAAGRSRHVNVWSVIARTLLYSFLVCLGVVVIYPLIWMALSGFKDNAQIFGDPFALPTHWSWNNYVQAWNQGVRGYVTVSVLVTVASAICTVLISAWTAFGLTRTKMPAKPLVIAIVLGGLMLSPTVAIIPLVKMLQALGLYNTYWALIILYTAFRVPFTTFLIRAYMLDLPEDIDEAATMDGASEGQIFWRITLPLCRPIIISCVILHVLFAWNEYLFAMIFTSGSDVQMLPVGLTSIMATHGTNYAVVFAAMTISALPIVIVFFGAQRYFIRGLAEGIGK; from the coding sequence ATGAGTGCGATGGTCGCAGCCGGTCGCAGCCGGCACGTCAATGTGTGGTCGGTCATCGCCAGGACGTTGCTCTATTCATTCCTGGTCTGCCTTGGTGTCGTCGTCATCTATCCGCTGATCTGGATGGCGCTGAGCGGCTTCAAGGACAATGCGCAGATCTTCGGCGATCCCTTCGCCCTGCCCACCCATTGGTCGTGGAACAATTACGTGCAAGCGTGGAACCAGGGCGTGCGTGGCTACGTGACAGTCTCGGTGCTGGTGACCGTCGCTTCGGCCATATGCACCGTGCTGATCAGCGCCTGGACGGCTTTCGGCCTGACCCGCACCAAGATGCCGGCAAAGCCGCTGGTTATCGCCATCGTTCTGGGCGGCTTGATGCTGAGCCCCACGGTGGCGATCATTCCACTGGTGAAGATGTTGCAGGCGCTCGGTCTCTACAACACCTACTGGGCGCTGATCATTCTCTACACGGCGTTCCGTGTGCCGTTCACCACCTTCCTCATCCGCGCCTACATGCTGGATCTGCCTGAAGACATCGACGAGGCGGCGACGATGGATGGCGCCAGCGAGGGTCAGATCTTCTGGCGCATCACCTTGCCGCTGTGCCGGCCGATCATCATTTCCTGCGTCATCCTGCACGTCCTGTTCGCCTGGAACGAATATCTCTTCGCCATGATCTTCACGAGCGGCTCGGATGTGCAGATGCTGCCGGTCGGACTGACGTCGATCATGGCAACCCACGGGACCAACTATGCCGTGGTGTTCGCGGCCATGACGATCTCGGCGCTGCCTATCGTGATCGTGTTCTTTGGCGCGCAACGCTACTTCATCCGTGGCTTGGCCGAAGGCATCGGCAAATAA
- a CDS encoding sugar ABC transporter permease, which produces MARASDTVDSGADIGVARPQRPKSRRACFANLLSLRWAAIALILIGWFVYYPIVDNFIVSTTDQDIYTGEVTNVGLANYDRLLHDPVVLLALWNNCLYALISVIFQVFGAFLLAAIIEDLKSESWRRLWRAVYFVPSAISITVTGLLFYFIYQPQIGLLDAALSRVGLSQLVMPWLGNEHTAIYAIIAMSQWQGFGYSTLLFAIAIQKIPRDLYDAATIDGAGPLRRLWSITFPLTREMTGLMIIVTITGAFQVFNEVMVMTAGGPNNSSQVLGTWLYQKAFIEDNFGYGAAIAAVIFMLTMLTGAAQLWYTKRRRVQL; this is translated from the coding sequence ATGGCAAGGGCCTCGGACACAGTGGACAGCGGCGCCGACATCGGCGTCGCCAGGCCGCAACGGCCAAAGAGCCGGCGGGCCTGCTTCGCCAACCTGTTGTCGTTGCGATGGGCGGCGATCGCGCTCATCCTCATCGGCTGGTTCGTCTATTATCCGATCGTCGACAATTTCATCGTCAGCACCACCGACCAGGACATCTACACCGGCGAGGTCACCAATGTCGGCCTCGCCAACTACGACCGGCTGCTGCATGACCCGGTCGTGCTGCTGGCGCTGTGGAACAACTGCCTCTACGCTCTCATCTCCGTCATCTTCCAGGTCTTCGGCGCGTTCCTGCTGGCGGCCATTATCGAGGACCTGAAAAGCGAAAGCTGGCGCCGGCTGTGGCGCGCCGTCTATTTCGTGCCGTCGGCAATCTCGATCACGGTGACCGGCCTGCTGTTTTATTTCATCTACCAGCCGCAGATCGGCTTGCTGGATGCCGCGCTCAGCCGTGTTGGACTGAGCCAGCTCGTCATGCCTTGGCTCGGCAATGAGCACACCGCCATCTATGCCATCATCGCCATGAGCCAATGGCAGGGTTTTGGCTATTCGACGCTGCTGTTCGCCATCGCCATCCAGAAGATCCCGCGCGACCTCTACGATGCCGCAACGATCGACGGCGCGGGTCCTCTTCGCCGCCTGTGGAGCATCACCTTTCCGCTGACCCGGGAAATGACGGGGTTGATGATCATCGTCACCATCACGGGCGCGTTCCAGGTGTTCAACGAGGTCATGGTGATGACCGCAGGCGGGCCCAACAACAGCAGCCAGGTGCTGGGCACGTGGCTCTACCAGAAGGCCTTCATCGAGGACAATTTCGGCTATGGCGCGGCGATCGCCGCCGTCATCTTCATGTTGACCATGCTCACAGGTGCGGCACAGCTCTGGTACACCAAGCGCCGCCGGGTGCAGCTATGA
- a CDS encoding extracellular solute-binding protein encodes MKRSLQVVAVTVAAVSSLGLSISGSSAASPAVTADPNAKVEYTGTLSVLTKFGLQQLSPYFVNLAQAYEKLHPDVKVELIQESDDSVKGKTKTLVASNSLPDIYFSWTGSWGGNFVRGNRAVDLTPVIAADTEWGKSLSPAAVKAFQYNGKFYGIPLYQDAKFMGYNKQIFAKLSLKAPATFEDLLTSCDAIRKSGVTPISFGNKEAWPAIHFAGQLLAYNVPQATLERDFDPATAQYSDPGYVAALKQFSQLVERCTDGAGVNGTSYASALQAFTNAQSAMYYQEIIEFDQAATPESALKPADFGFFRLPVPAGAKGDAKSIEGAPEGYMINAASKNIPLAIDFMKFVTSKENAQVLSAPPYGQPSATIGGASESNMSAAVVDGLKDINAASYLMPWLDTANPPRVAAVWLSSLQALAGGSMTPEQVMDEVRKAASAAK; translated from the coding sequence ATGAAACGTTCGCTGCAAGTCGTGGCGGTCACGGTGGCCGCGGTATCATCATTGGGGTTGTCGATAAGCGGCAGTTCCGCCGCTTCGCCGGCTGTCACGGCCGACCCAAACGCCAAGGTGGAATACACCGGCACGCTTTCGGTCCTGACCAAGTTCGGGCTGCAACAGCTGTCGCCCTATTTCGTCAACCTGGCACAGGCCTATGAGAAGCTCCATCCGGATGTGAAGGTCGAACTTATCCAGGAGAGCGACGACAGCGTGAAGGGCAAGACCAAGACGCTGGTCGCTTCCAACTCGCTGCCCGATATCTATTTCTCCTGGACAGGCAGCTGGGGTGGCAATTTCGTGCGCGGCAATCGCGCCGTTGATCTCACGCCCGTCATTGCTGCCGATACCGAGTGGGGCAAGTCGCTGTCTCCAGCCGCCGTCAAGGCGTTCCAGTACAACGGCAAGTTCTATGGCATTCCGCTTTACCAGGATGCCAAGTTCATGGGCTACAACAAGCAGATCTTCGCCAAGCTCAGCCTCAAGGCACCCGCCACTTTCGAGGACTTGCTGACCAGCTGCGACGCCATCCGCAAATCCGGCGTGACACCGATCTCCTTCGGCAACAAGGAGGCTTGGCCGGCGATCCACTTTGCAGGCCAGCTGCTCGCCTACAACGTGCCGCAGGCAACGCTGGAACGCGACTTCGATCCGGCCACCGCCCAATACAGCGATCCAGGCTATGTCGCAGCACTCAAGCAGTTCAGCCAGCTTGTCGAGCGCTGCACCGATGGCGCCGGCGTCAACGGCACATCCTATGCCTCGGCTCTCCAGGCCTTCACCAACGCCCAGTCGGCCATGTACTACCAGGAAATCATCGAGTTCGATCAGGCCGCCACGCCGGAGTCGGCGTTAAAGCCCGCCGATTTCGGATTCTTCCGGCTGCCGGTGCCCGCCGGCGCCAAGGGTGACGCCAAGTCGATCGAGGGCGCGCCGGAGGGCTACATGATCAATGCGGCATCGAAGAACATCCCGCTGGCGATCGATTTCATGAAGTTCGTGACCTCGAAGGAAAATGCGCAGGTCTTGTCTGCGCCACCCTATGGCCAGCCGAGCGCCACCATCGGCGGCGCCTCGGAATCGAACATGAGCGCGGCTGTGGTCGATGGCCTCAAGGATATCAACGCCGCCTCATACCTCATGCCCTGGCTGGATACGGCCAACCCACCGCGCGTCGCCGCCGTCTGGCTGTCCAGCCTGCAGGCGCTGGCGGGCGGCTCGATGACGCCCGAGCAAGTGATGGACGAGGTGCGCAAAGCCGCATCCGCGGCCAAATAA